One segment of Rubripirellula amarantea DNA contains the following:
- a CDS encoding Gfo/Idh/MocA family oxidoreductase: MSRPIPRTVAIVGGGRWGRQIVSVLKPILSNEQRILWVTKHGNDAAQKWCVNNALDYVTCVPDLETIVCNIDAAIVANAPTEHYPAVSTLLEHSVPTFCEKPVTLSLHHANKLVQLAELKNVAFGTNLVLDEASYLKEFTDDCAGLSIRSIEIVWHDPWCEVRHGQTKHGDFYTPMTHDMLPHCWSIMRRILGNGFSLELLGVDYTPQCTVITCQTQDISISVSLSRRAKLRIRKIKINGSGSNEGDSAWLDFSQEPGFQSVKGQTRTNQWGDVRPLEASLRSFFSAIESDDDQWSLSTSNCLEAVQLAESASQLVEKDQDHRIRRLASKRQLSADNSDHVALLIDRLAPTLASQGQRDPLLTTEQCKRFADQCIPLVASLL; this comes from the coding sequence TTGTCACGGCCCATCCCACGAACCGTGGCGATCGTCGGTGGCGGTCGCTGGGGTCGACAAATCGTGTCGGTCCTAAAGCCCATCCTTTCCAACGAACAGCGAATTCTTTGGGTTACAAAGCATGGGAATGACGCTGCACAAAAGTGGTGCGTGAACAACGCCTTGGACTATGTGACATGCGTACCTGACCTAGAGACCATCGTTTGTAACATTGACGCAGCGATTGTCGCCAATGCCCCGACCGAACACTATCCAGCCGTATCCACGCTGCTGGAACACTCAGTCCCGACGTTCTGTGAGAAGCCAGTCACGTTGTCGCTTCATCATGCGAATAAGCTTGTCCAACTCGCAGAATTAAAGAACGTAGCCTTCGGAACCAACCTGGTCCTCGATGAAGCTAGTTACCTTAAGGAATTCACGGATGATTGCGCCGGTCTTTCAATAAGATCAATTGAAATCGTTTGGCACGATCCGTGGTGCGAGGTGCGACACGGACAAACCAAGCACGGTGACTTCTATACGCCGATGACGCACGACATGTTGCCGCATTGCTGGTCGATCATGCGCCGCATACTTGGCAACGGCTTTTCCCTAGAACTGCTGGGCGTGGACTACACTCCGCAATGCACTGTGATCACTTGTCAAACACAAGACATTTCTATCAGTGTTTCGCTTAGTCGTCGAGCAAAACTTCGCATTCGCAAGATCAAGATTAATGGGAGCGGATCCAACGAAGGCGATTCAGCTTGGTTGGATTTTTCGCAAGAGCCTGGCTTCCAATCGGTTAAAGGTCAAACCAGGACGAATCAGTGGGGCGACGTTCGACCGCTTGAGGCATCACTCCGTTCGTTCTTTTCCGCGATCGAGTCGGACGACGATCAATGGTCATTATCGACTTCCAATTGCCTTGAAGCAGTTCAACTTGCTGAATCTGCTTCCCAACTAGTTGAAAAGGATCAGGATCACAGAATCCGAAGACTTGCTTCGAAGCGTCAACTATCCGCTGACAACTCGGATCACGTTGCGTTGTTGATCGATCGACTGGCTCCTACTCTTGCTTCTCAAGGCCAACGTGATCCCCTTCTAACAACAGAACAGTGCAAGCGATTCGCCGATCAATGCATTCCGCTAGTGGCTTCGTTGCTTTAG
- a CDS encoding glycosyltransferase family 2 protein yields MTRPLLSICVPTYSRAEMLDTCLATILPQLEPLGDEVECVICDNASTDETPAVVERYSSQFTCVRAYRNDSNIGIIGNITKVASVLARGEFVWMVGDDDGLIAGAVKRVLLFLKENPSLDLVALNVGYRAGDLRPSADAAWGGILAEPEKCQRPLGPSEVIEFESLLTGPSADLTAMYSLVLRQSLWAKEFPEPYLGPTFVDVKSTYPHAYIIAKTLPGREAGLIPSPSVMIHELKGAQYSWAKYIAVTGVLHFTSLLKMYEASGVPSKTLDPYYRYQLTDRGIDLGYLLWDPESAGGWREALLFASQMRGYPWLLFKAFCVAMTNASAPKLLSAPFRFVLWLKQRSH; encoded by the coding sequence GTGACCCGTCCTCTGCTCTCGATCTGCGTTCCGACGTACTCACGTGCTGAGATGCTGGATACTTGTCTGGCAACGATCTTGCCACAACTCGAGCCGCTAGGTGACGAAGTCGAATGCGTGATTTGTGACAATGCTTCAACAGACGAAACGCCGGCGGTGGTGGAAAGATATTCCAGCCAATTTACGTGTGTGCGAGCTTATCGAAACGATTCGAACATTGGCATCATTGGGAATATTACAAAAGTCGCCTCAGTGCTGGCTCGCGGCGAATTCGTTTGGATGGTAGGAGACGACGATGGGTTAATTGCCGGGGCCGTCAAGCGAGTGCTACTATTTTTAAAGGAGAACCCAAGTCTTGATTTGGTCGCATTAAACGTCGGGTATCGTGCCGGTGATTTACGTCCGTCGGCGGACGCAGCGTGGGGTGGGATTCTCGCCGAACCAGAGAAATGTCAGCGACCACTGGGGCCGAGTGAAGTCATTGAATTTGAGAGTTTGCTGACGGGACCTTCGGCAGACTTAACCGCGATGTACTCGCTAGTGCTTAGGCAATCGCTATGGGCCAAAGAGTTTCCGGAACCTTACTTAGGACCCACCTTCGTCGACGTAAAGTCGACCTATCCGCATGCCTACATCATCGCAAAAACGCTGCCCGGAAGAGAGGCTGGGTTGATCCCGTCGCCCAGCGTGATGATTCATGAATTGAAAGGTGCGCAATACAGTTGGGCGAAATACATCGCCGTCACTGGCGTATTGCACTTCACATCATTGCTGAAAATGTATGAAGCTAGCGGAGTGCCCTCAAAGACCCTTGATCCGTACTACCGATACCAACTAACGGACCGCGGTATTGATTTGGGGTATCTGCTATGGGACCCCGAATCCGCCGGAGGTTGGCGAGAAGCGTTGTTGTTTGCATCGCAGATGCGTGGCTACCCGTGGTTGCTTTTCAAGGCGTTTTGCGTCGCGATGACAAACGCATCTGCGCCCAAACTTCTTTCAGCACCGTTCCGATTTGTTTTGTGGCTAAAGCAACGAAGCCACTAG
- a CDS encoding molybdopterin-binding domain-containing protein → MALRIVCPFCPLNCDDVGIADGQLLDSRCSKLSKEFAAAVSDEVVARIDNDSVAIGQAEQAALNLLESQDGVSVTVRSATLQLSKTLSRLAIKATTYVDGSPTSLAYQNVVRRTGVISATLADVRLHADLIVMLGQPDVTMPRFREKIERSNEDVNVVSLRDPNAGYIAELASCLIHGQDSKDDSVASLSTQIKSAKYIAFVVGPDAFNNDEALPSIEMLVDVVLKLNQVTQDRSQRAVLLSMNPVATLACVHGWNTNRTVCVAVADQNVPNEVTVRIGSPSDDSGCSDIQLGGQDLGVGFAGIYLPSSTAGLHFSDAVIRGDGTVTLPLRPSLSSPLPTPSDWLVRLGLVLQPSKTPQASH, encoded by the coding sequence ATGGCGCTTCGAATCGTATGTCCGTTTTGTCCGCTGAACTGCGATGATGTTGGAATCGCTGATGGGCAATTGCTCGATTCGCGCTGCTCTAAGCTGAGTAAGGAGTTTGCTGCAGCGGTAAGCGACGAAGTTGTGGCGCGTATTGACAACGATTCTGTTGCAATAGGGCAAGCGGAACAGGCCGCATTGAACCTACTAGAATCCCAAGATGGTGTGTCAGTCACGGTTCGATCCGCGACGCTACAGTTGTCGAAAACCCTTTCTCGACTTGCCATCAAGGCGACCACCTACGTGGACGGATCGCCCACGTCGCTCGCCTATCAGAATGTTGTTCGTCGAACAGGCGTGATTTCAGCTACTCTAGCCGATGTTCGACTGCACGCGGACCTGATCGTCATGCTGGGACAACCCGACGTGACAATGCCAAGATTTCGCGAAAAGATCGAGCGATCAAATGAGGACGTAAACGTCGTTTCGCTTCGTGATCCCAACGCCGGTTACATTGCCGAACTCGCGTCTTGTTTGATCCATGGTCAAGATTCCAAGGATGACTCGGTCGCGTCGTTAAGTACCCAAATTAAATCCGCTAAGTACATTGCGTTTGTAGTCGGCCCAGATGCTTTCAATAATGACGAAGCTTTGCCTAGCATCGAAATGTTGGTGGACGTAGTCTTGAAGCTCAATCAAGTGACCCAGGATCGATCGCAGCGCGCGGTGCTATTGTCGATGAATCCAGTTGCTACCCTTGCCTGTGTTCATGGCTGGAATACCAATCGGACGGTTTGTGTTGCAGTGGCGGATCAAAACGTGCCCAACGAAGTTACCGTCCGGATTGGATCGCCAAGTGATGATTCCGGTTGTTCCGACATTCAATTAGGAGGTCAAGACCTAGGGGTGGGTTTCGCAGGGATCTACTTGCCATCCTCGACCGCTGGGTTGCACTTTTCCGATGCGGTTATTCGAGGTGACGGAACCGTAACGTTACCGCTGCGACCGAGTCTCTCTTCACCTCTTCCCACGCCTTCGGATTGGCTCGTTAGGCTTGGGCTGGTGTTACAACCTTCAAAGACGCCTCAGGCATCTCACTGA
- the hemE gene encoding uroporphyrinogen decarboxylase, whose amino-acid sequence MTKSEADFEGFSIASLESRRADDMQRLIERFGGQAHVSPSMREVPIEPNREAIDFANRLITGQIGVVILMTGVGFRYLLKAIERHVDQQRFLDSLSDITTVCRGPKPAAAMKEVGITPTYRVPEPNTWRELLQTIDGNFSVANQTVGLQEYGVTNASLIAGLEARGAIVEPVRVYGWEFPEDVGPLEQNVRAIANGERDMLLLTSAHQIVNMLRMAEQLGMTDQLRDGLHRTVIASIGPTTSQMLEECDIHVDLEPSHPKMGHLVTESAARGVPIIKTKKRITEASPAIPSSAKNMNSHTHPSDQSLFMKACRGEATDRTPVWLMRQAGRYMAEYREVRAKQSFLELCANPMLCSEIMCTAVDRLGVDAAIIFSDLLPILVPLGFDLEFVAGDGPVIHNPIREGGDLARVKDLDHPEELDFVYETVRQTRKDLPEGIPLIGFAGSPFTLASYAIEGGGSRQYTNTKKLMHTDRGAWDALMEKLSSAITIYLNHQIDAGAQCVQLFDSWAGCLSPSDYIKFVLPWMKQIIAGITPGIPVINFATGNPELLPLLRGDRRTVVGVDWRISLDQAWNRIGHDCSVQGNLDPSVLLGSPDSIREAVADLLGQAEDRPGHIFNLGHGVLKETPVEHVIALVEAVKELSQRGTQDS is encoded by the coding sequence ATGACCAAGTCCGAAGCCGATTTTGAAGGTTTCTCGATCGCATCCCTCGAAAGCCGGCGAGCCGACGATATGCAGCGTCTGATCGAGCGTTTTGGTGGTCAAGCTCATGTCAGTCCGTCGATGCGCGAGGTCCCGATCGAGCCAAATCGCGAAGCCATCGATTTTGCCAATCGCCTGATCACAGGCCAAATTGGCGTCGTGATTCTGATGACCGGAGTCGGCTTTCGCTACCTGCTAAAAGCGATTGAGCGTCACGTTGATCAGCAGAGGTTCCTGGACTCGCTTTCTGATATTACGACGGTTTGCCGAGGTCCTAAGCCGGCAGCGGCGATGAAAGAGGTCGGAATCACGCCAACCTACCGAGTTCCCGAGCCCAATACGTGGCGAGAGCTGCTGCAAACGATCGACGGAAACTTTTCCGTTGCCAACCAAACCGTAGGGCTGCAAGAGTACGGGGTCACTAACGCATCCTTGATCGCTGGTTTGGAAGCTCGAGGAGCTATCGTTGAACCAGTTCGCGTCTACGGCTGGGAATTTCCCGAAGACGTCGGCCCGCTTGAGCAGAATGTTCGCGCCATCGCCAACGGCGAACGTGACATGCTATTGCTGACCAGCGCTCACCAAATTGTCAACATGCTTCGCATGGCTGAGCAGTTGGGAATGACCGATCAACTTCGTGATGGTTTACACCGTACTGTGATTGCTTCCATCGGACCGACGACTTCGCAGATGCTCGAAGAATGTGACATCCACGTCGATCTAGAGCCCAGTCATCCGAAAATGGGGCACTTGGTCACCGAGTCCGCCGCGCGTGGCGTACCGATCATCAAGACCAAAAAGCGTATCACTGAAGCTTCTCCCGCTATTCCTTCATCAGCCAAGAACATGAATTCACACACGCATCCTTCCGATCAGAGTTTGTTCATGAAGGCTTGTCGTGGCGAAGCTACCGATCGCACACCGGTGTGGTTGATGCGACAAGCCGGACGCTACATGGCCGAGTATCGCGAGGTTCGTGCAAAGCAATCCTTTTTGGAATTGTGTGCCAATCCGATGCTTTGCAGCGAAATTATGTGCACGGCGGTCGACCGTTTGGGAGTCGATGCAGCGATCATTTTCTCGGACTTGCTTCCAATCCTTGTGCCACTTGGCTTTGATTTGGAATTCGTGGCGGGTGATGGGCCAGTCATTCACAACCCCATTCGTGAGGGCGGTGATTTGGCTCGAGTCAAGGATCTTGATCATCCCGAAGAGCTCGACTTTGTCTACGAAACAGTTCGACAAACTCGGAAGGACTTACCCGAGGGTATCCCACTGATCGGTTTCGCAGGCTCGCCATTCACTCTGGCAAGCTACGCGATTGAAGGAGGTGGTAGTCGACAATACACGAACACGAAGAAGCTCATGCACACGGATCGTGGTGCCTGGGATGCATTGATGGAAAAGCTTTCCTCCGCGATCACGATTTATCTGAATCATCAGATTGACGCCGGCGCTCAGTGCGTCCAGTTGTTCGATAGTTGGGCAGGCTGCTTGTCGCCGAGCGACTACATCAAATTTGTGTTGCCATGGATGAAGCAGATTATCGCTGGTATCACGCCGGGCATACCGGTGATTAATTTTGCAACGGGGAATCCTGAATTGCTTCCGCTGCTTCGCGGAGATCGCCGGACCGTCGTGGGCGTGGACTGGCGAATATCACTCGACCAAGCCTGGAACCGAATTGGGCACGACTGCAGTGTCCAAGGGAACTTAGATCCTTCAGTGTTGTTGGGGTCGCCCGATTCAATTCGTGAAGCTGTTGCGGATCTGCTCGGTCAAGCGGAAGACCGACCAGGACACATTTTCAACCTAGGGCATGGCGTGTTAAAAGAAACACCGGTTGAACATGTGATCGCGTTGGTCGAAGCAGTAAAGGAACTTTCTCAGCGTGGAACGCAGGACTCATAA
- the trmB gene encoding tRNA (guanosine(46)-N7)-methyltransferase TrmB, giving the protein MPRHTIRVPKPEFDLSGILYEVEQLPAQLSSESLFENDKPLEIEIGSGKGLFLATESVANPAHNYLGIEIIGKYATHSAARFVRAGAREIGNAKMVSGNAEPLFEHRIAPGSLEAVHVYFPDPWWKKKHRKRRVVNEKSIRNYSNAIRVGGRLHFWTDVLDYFEDTVEMIADLAPNLGVPIPEEEMEAEHDLDYRTHFERRSRKYSIPVYRVCYQKRS; this is encoded by the coding sequence ATGCCACGACACACGATCCGTGTTCCCAAACCTGAATTTGACCTTAGCGGGATACTTTACGAGGTCGAGCAACTTCCGGCCCAATTGTCGAGCGAGTCTCTCTTCGAGAACGACAAGCCGCTCGAAATCGAGATTGGATCTGGGAAGGGGCTTTTCCTGGCAACGGAATCGGTTGCCAATCCCGCTCACAATTACCTCGGGATCGAAATCATTGGTAAATACGCCACTCACTCCGCGGCCCGATTCGTTCGTGCGGGCGCTCGCGAGATTGGCAACGCTAAGATGGTATCGGGCAACGCTGAGCCCCTTTTTGAACATCGAATTGCACCGGGAAGCTTAGAAGCCGTGCATGTTTACTTCCCCGACCCGTGGTGGAAAAAGAAACATCGCAAGCGTCGTGTCGTCAACGAGAAAAGTATTCGAAACTATTCCAATGCCATTCGCGTCGGCGGAAGGCTCCACTTTTGGACCGATGTGCTCGACTACTTCGAAGACACCGTAGAAATGATTGCCGACTTGGCTCCCAACCTTGGCGTTCCCATTCCCGAAGAGGAAATGGAAGCAGAACACGATCTGGATTACCGGACACACTTCGAACGACGAAGTCGCAAGTACAGCATTCCGGTTTACCGAGTGTGCTACCAGAAACGTTCTTAG
- a CDS encoding TolC family protein translates to MNVIQAKTRPSSDHSDHPSLRQRFRHTARVALAGLLIANTTGCGMLDKVSPGPHDTKASYHDNYGLRIEYPQVQECATAASLSAEQSIEPMSLEDPSQMPALEMTLEEAISLAVQQSPVLRNIGGTIVSSPSSTQTVYSPALIANSASQGTEAALAAFDADYTQELFWSSTDQPNNRAAGIFEQFTPDATAGNNATFSGELSKQTATGARFSLRHVVNYVNTNRPGRQFTSDFVGWVEAEWRQPLMQGSGVLYNRIAGPVPTSGYRTPGQYSGVLIARINEDVALADFENGVISLVSDVEQAYWTLAQSYRVLDATVKGREAAQQTFQFQEVRLEVGAGRSDEEAQARSQYYQFQAQVESALGGPTGLYASEQTLRYLIGLPANDGRLIRPVTPPTDARVVYDWESALSQAIQRRVEVRRQRYNVERRELELVAAKLNYRPRLDFLALYRWRGLGDHLIGNDNNPPLNNLYGSITGGDYQEGQAGIEMSFPVGFRLAGIAIAEAKLNVKRERALLSETELRISHDLSSAARQVALTYKLVETNFDRYQADLHQVEVLRRRYRDGNDNINFLLQAQRQVVTSETAFYQSLFDYNLAIRDLHREKGSLLAYNQVQMAEGPWEAGATADAYQQGRYLEPRLNPSAVDVPRPLTSGPFDPSAPQSTGYIEQASAIDTGMLDTQVTPNPAVQPANENGEVDSDNEDSDAVKDLKDDLESEDGDDLARFLNPRNWKR, encoded by the coding sequence ATGAATGTTATCCAAGCGAAAACCCGCCCATCGTCTGACCATTCGGACCATCCGTCGCTACGCCAGCGTTTTCGTCACACGGCAAGAGTCGCTCTGGCAGGGTTGTTGATCGCCAATACGACGGGTTGCGGGATGCTTGACAAAGTATCGCCGGGGCCTCACGACACGAAGGCATCGTATCACGACAACTACGGATTGCGGATTGAGTATCCGCAAGTTCAAGAGTGTGCGACGGCGGCCAGTTTGTCTGCCGAACAATCGATCGAGCCGATGTCGCTTGAGGATCCTTCGCAGATGCCAGCACTCGAAATGACGTTGGAAGAAGCGATTAGCTTAGCGGTCCAGCAGAGTCCGGTTCTGCGGAACATCGGAGGGACAATCGTATCGTCTCCCTCAAGCACTCAAACGGTTTACAGCCCTGCGTTGATTGCCAATAGCGCCAGTCAAGGTACCGAGGCAGCTCTGGCTGCCTTCGACGCAGACTACACACAGGAATTATTCTGGAGTAGCACCGATCAACCTAACAACCGCGCCGCTGGTATTTTCGAACAGTTTACTCCCGATGCAACGGCAGGAAACAATGCGACGTTTAGCGGCGAGTTGTCCAAGCAAACGGCAACCGGTGCTAGGTTCTCTTTGCGACACGTGGTCAACTACGTCAACACGAACCGTCCCGGACGTCAGTTCACGAGCGACTTCGTTGGTTGGGTGGAAGCGGAATGGCGTCAACCTTTGATGCAAGGAAGTGGCGTCCTGTATAATCGCATCGCAGGGCCTGTGCCGACTTCTGGATATCGCACTCCCGGGCAATACAGCGGTGTGCTAATCGCTCGTATCAACGAAGATGTTGCCCTGGCCGACTTTGAAAACGGCGTGATCTCACTTGTCTCGGATGTCGAACAGGCATACTGGACCTTGGCTCAATCCTATCGCGTGCTCGACGCGACTGTAAAAGGACGTGAAGCGGCCCAACAAACATTCCAGTTTCAAGAAGTGAGATTGGAAGTGGGGGCGGGACGAAGCGATGAAGAAGCACAAGCTCGATCGCAGTACTATCAATTTCAAGCACAAGTCGAATCCGCTCTTGGCGGACCGACTGGACTGTACGCTTCCGAGCAAACACTACGTTACCTGATTGGACTTCCTGCTAACGATGGACGCTTAATCCGTCCGGTCACGCCACCAACCGATGCGCGTGTTGTCTACGATTGGGAAAGTGCCCTGTCGCAAGCCATTCAGCGACGGGTCGAAGTGCGTCGCCAGCGTTACAACGTCGAACGACGTGAGCTTGAACTTGTCGCAGCGAAGCTGAACTATCGTCCGCGATTGGACTTCCTAGCCTTGTATCGTTGGCGAGGTTTGGGTGACCATTTGATTGGCAACGACAACAACCCACCGTTGAACAACCTTTACGGGTCGATCACCGGCGGTGACTATCAAGAGGGTCAGGCCGGTATCGAGATGAGTTTCCCCGTTGGCTTTCGTTTGGCCGGCATTGCCATTGCCGAAGCGAAGTTGAACGTCAAACGAGAGCGTGCTTTGCTGTCCGAAACGGAACTGCGAATCAGTCATGACTTGTCGTCCGCCGCTCGTCAGGTGGCTTTGACGTACAAGTTGGTGGAAACAAATTTCGATCGTTACCAAGCTGACCTACATCAAGTCGAAGTGTTGCGTCGCCGCTATCGAGACGGGAACGATAACATCAACTTCCTTTTGCAAGCTCAACGACAAGTGGTCACCAGCGAAACCGCTTTTTACCAATCGCTGTTCGACTACAATTTGGCAATACGCGATCTGCACAGAGAGAAGGGCTCATTGTTAGCCTACAACCAGGTGCAAATGGCAGAGGGGCCATGGGAAGCGGGAGCAACCGCCGATGCCTATCAACAGGGGCGGTACTTAGAACCACGATTGAATCCGTCGGCCGTCGATGTTCCTCGACCGTTGACCTCTGGACCGTTTGATCCATCTGCTCCTCAGTCGACTGGCTACATCGAACAAGCGAGTGCGATTGACACTGGCATGTTAGATACTCAAGTCACGCCAAACCCGGCGGTTCAACCGGCCAACGAAAATGGTGAGGTCGACTCAGACAACGAAGACTCTGACGCTGTCAAAGATTTGAAAGACGATCTAGAGAGCGAAGATGGCGACGACCTTGCACGATTCCTCAATCCTCGAAACTGGAAGCGCTAG
- a CDS encoding prepilin peptidase, translating to MKRFVLCTNPLIELWPVQFGTAVIATWMAMPLELRMSLLVVIGLLLGALANHIIYRYAYFVARPITPWASKAFLSRFQDPKVSPRSWLDRIPLLGWLRLRRESHIHGNGFWIRPLLIELSMAIVLPLLYQFEALDGGLLPTSARFARFLVLFETRGTIIFFAHAILLALMVPATFIDFDEKTIPDIITIPGTILGLIIGTVSLNVFMPTALPVGGNAVSVFPTLFDSPWFPAPNNHLTAKYWWIAMAIWTTWCFALADRRWSWAVARRRGFGRAVKHLVDGIFHYGFWKWLAAIWLIGFIGITAIYRSGGTDAWYGLFSSLVGLAVGGGIVWTIRIIASWAMNMEAMGFGDVTLMAMIGAFIGWQASLSAFFLAPFAAIVIVLVQFVITRDPHVPFGPYLCAGTLLTIVFWDKVYNGWFAFNLLTIGPILLWICIAMLGLMGVMLFVWRLIKMRLFG from the coding sequence ATGAAACGCTTCGTGCTGTGCACAAATCCACTTATTGAACTTTGGCCCGTACAGTTTGGAACTGCTGTGATCGCTACCTGGATGGCCATGCCGTTAGAACTGCGAATGTCGCTGCTTGTGGTGATCGGCTTGTTGCTTGGTGCCTTGGCCAATCACATTATCTATCGCTACGCGTACTTCGTCGCTCGTCCAATCACGCCTTGGGCATCAAAGGCGTTTCTGTCTCGATTCCAAGACCCGAAAGTTTCGCCGAGATCCTGGCTGGACCGGATTCCGCTGTTGGGTTGGTTGCGACTGCGCCGAGAATCGCACATCCATGGCAATGGTTTTTGGATCCGACCTCTGCTGATTGAGCTGTCGATGGCAATCGTATTGCCGTTGCTGTACCAGTTCGAAGCACTCGATGGAGGATTGCTTCCCACGTCAGCGCGCTTCGCACGTTTTCTTGTTTTGTTTGAAACAAGGGGGACGATCATCTTCTTTGCTCATGCGATTCTCTTGGCATTGATGGTACCGGCGACGTTCATCGACTTTGACGAGAAGACAATTCCCGACATCATCACCATTCCGGGCACCATCCTTGGATTGATCATCGGAACAGTAAGTCTCAATGTATTCATGCCCACGGCGTTGCCGGTTGGTGGGAACGCGGTAAGCGTTTTCCCCACACTCTTCGATTCACCTTGGTTCCCAGCCCCCAACAATCACTTGACGGCGAAGTATTGGTGGATCGCGATGGCAATATGGACCACTTGGTGCTTTGCCTTGGCAGATCGTCGGTGGAGTTGGGCTGTTGCCCGGCGTCGTGGATTTGGCAGGGCAGTGAAGCACCTTGTCGACGGAATCTTTCACTATGGTTTTTGGAAATGGCTCGCTGCCATTTGGTTGATTGGCTTTATCGGCATCACGGCCATCTATCGCTCTGGTGGCACCGATGCTTGGTACGGTCTGTTTTCGTCGCTTGTTGGTTTGGCAGTCGGCGGCGGTATTGTTTGGACCATCCGCATCATTGCGTCCTGGGCGATGAACATGGAAGCGATGGGCTTTGGTGATGTCACGCTTATGGCGATGATTGGAGCCTTCATTGGTTGGCAAGCTTCTTTATCGGCCTTCTTCCTTGCCCCGTTCGCTGCCATCGTAATTGTCCTGGTTCAGTTTGTGATCACGCGAGACCCTCACGTGCCCTTTGGTCCTTATTTGTGTGCCGGCACACTACTGACAATTGTGTTTTGGGACAAAGTCTATAACGGATGGTTTGCGTTCAACCTGCTTACGATTGGGCCCATCCTGCTTTGGATCTGCATCGCCATGTTGGGATTGATGGGAGTGATGCTGTTTGTGTGGCGACTGATCAAAATGCGTTTATTTGGCTAA
- a CDS encoding lipopolysaccharide biosynthesis protein: MTDLPSERRSWPRRLLNRMEVDRAVFYAIASRGWQFLAGPITILMIASYFTKEVQGYFYTFGGVVALQMFFELGFPQVIINFASHEWGKLALADDGSIEGDADALSRLSSLFRASMICFAAVTVVLALTILVVGWIMFSRDEHSDAVNWKAPWIALSILSAIGFSLSPTLIVLEGCDQVRNVYKMQFVRAVLGNLAVWVAIPLGAALWTPVIATVVRLVCECYFIFVPYRKFFRAVSSRPTGPVLNWRRDIWPFQWRIGFRGLFSYFSASLMSPIVFVYQDAVAAGQFGLVWQVLNAIYGACGAWVRTRMSKMGTLVAKREFQELDRMFYRVSTIGLSVMVATCITFVVFDWALYYFNSPYATRMLTPLPTICLAFGMTAAMAMEYQGLYMHAHQRSPFLVTGIACATASGLLIWWWGAWFGVLGVAVAFFTMNMLINLPLWTYLWHRFRREYYHQLGSSEI, from the coding sequence ATGACAGATCTACCCTCGGAACGTCGATCTTGGCCGCGTCGTTTATTGAACCGCATGGAGGTTGATCGGGCGGTTTTTTATGCGATCGCGTCTCGAGGCTGGCAGTTCCTTGCGGGCCCCATCACGATCTTGATGATCGCCTCCTACTTTACCAAAGAGGTTCAGGGCTACTTTTACACGTTTGGCGGCGTGGTAGCACTGCAGATGTTCTTTGAACTGGGGTTCCCTCAGGTCATCATCAATTTCGCAAGTCACGAGTGGGGAAAACTCGCTCTCGCGGACGACGGATCTATCGAAGGTGATGCGGATGCGCTATCACGGTTGTCCAGTTTGTTCCGTGCTTCAATGATTTGTTTTGCGGCCGTCACGGTTGTCCTAGCTTTGACAATCCTGGTCGTTGGTTGGATCATGTTTTCCCGAGACGAGCACAGCGACGCTGTGAATTGGAAAGCACCATGGATCGCATTGTCTATTTTGTCAGCGATTGGATTTTCGCTATCGCCAACACTGATCGTGCTGGAAGGTTGCGATCAAGTTCGTAACGTTTACAAGATGCAGTTCGTTCGCGCGGTGCTGGGAAATCTGGCTGTCTGGGTAGCGATACCTCTAGGTGCTGCCCTTTGGACTCCTGTCATCGCAACCGTGGTCAGGTTGGTATGTGAGTGTTACTTCATTTTCGTTCCCTACCGAAAGTTCTTTCGCGCCGTTTCGAGCAGACCGACGGGGCCCGTGTTGAATTGGCGTCGTGACATTTGGCCCTTTCAATGGCGAATCGGTTTTCGAGGTCTGTTCTCGTATTTTTCTGCATCGCTGATGAGCCCCATCGTCTTTGTGTACCAAGATGCGGTTGCTGCGGGGCAATTCGGTCTTGTTTGGCAGGTGCTCAATGCGATCTATGGAGCCTGCGGTGCATGGGTGCGAACCCGAATGTCCAAGATGGGAACATTGGTCGCCAAACGCGAGTTCCAGGAGCTTGATCGCATGTTCTATCGCGTCAGCACCATTGGTTTGTCGGTGATGGTGGCCACCTGCATCACGTTCGTCGTTTTCGATTGGGCACTGTACTATTTCAACTCACCGTATGCCACACGCATGCTCACACCGCTTCCGACCATCTGCTTGGCATTTGGCATGACAGCCGCAATGGCGATGGAATACCAAGGTCTGTACATGCATGCCCACCAACGTTCTCCCTTTCTTGTGACAGGCATCGCTTGCGCTACCGCTAGCGGACTGCTGATTTGGTGGTGGGGAGCTTGGTTTGGTGTGCTGGGCGTGGCAGTTGCATTCTTCACGATGAACATGCTAATCAACCTGCCACTTTGGACTTACCTATGGCATCGCTTTCGAAGGGAGTACTACCACCAACTTGGATCCAGCGAAATTTAG